In Nocardioides sp. WS12, the DNA window AGTGGCGACGACGAGGACGACGACGGCGAGCGCTCGCTGGCCGACCTGGTCGAGCAGCCGGCCAAGGTGATGCGGATCGGCAGCATGATCCGCCAGCTCCTCGAAGAGGTGAAGGCCGCGCCGCTCGACGAAGCCAGCCGCAACCGCCTCGCCGCGATCCACCGGTCCTCCATCGCCGAGCTCGAGCAGGGCCTGGCCCCGGAGCTCGTCGAGGAGCTGGAGCGCCTTTCCCTGCCGTTCTCCGAGGACGTCACGCCCTCCGAGGCCGAGCTCCGGATCGCCCAGGCCCAGCTCGTCGGATGGCTCGAGGGGCTGTTCCACGGCATCCAGACGGCGATCTACGCCCAGCAGATGGCCGCGCGTGCGCAGTTCGAACAGATCCGTCGGGCCCTGCCCCCGGGGATGTCGATGGGCGGTCCCGAGCAGTCCCCCCTGCAGCCCGGTCAGCCCGGTCAGCCGGAGCAGCCCGGTCAGGCCGGTCAGGGCGACGAGCCCCGCGGCGGCATGTACCTCTAACGGTCAATAACGGTGGCGGCCGAGCCGGCTGATCAGCACCAGTCCGAGCACGCCGATCAGGCTGATCGCGCCACCCGGAGCCAGCAGCCGCCCGAGGTCGGGCGTGGAGTCGGCGTCGGCAGGCGGTTCGGCGAGCGCTGACGGCTCGGCCGGAACCGGGGGCACGGTGAGGTACTCCCGGAGCTGGGTCTCCATGGCCTTGTCGAGACCGGTCACGGCGGCGTAACCGTCGCACGCGTCAGCGCTCAGCTCGCCGGGCGTGCTGCCCTGCGTGAAGAAGAGGTAGCGGCCACCGACCTTCAACGTGCGGTCCGCGACCTCATCGGTGGGCGTGAACGTGACCTGCACGTACTTCCCGGCCGGGAGGTCACTCTTCAGCGGCACCTGGACGAAAACGCGGTGCGGGCTGGCATTCGCCGTCCCACCGCCGGGCAGGACACCCGGGAGGACGTTGTCGACGCGGCCCACGAACACGTCGTCGACCCCGGCACCGCGTTCGTAGACGGCCGTGCGGTCCGTGAGGGCGAGACCGCCGCACGCGCCGGGCATCGCCGGGGTCGCATGGGCCGCTGCCGGGAGCAGCGAGAACGACACGACCGCCAGGGCGGCAACAGCACGAAGGGGGAGCCTCACGCGCCCATCCCACCAGATCCGGGCGCGGGGAACCAGCGACCCAGCTCCACCGCGGCGCCGTCGTCCTCGACCGAGGCGGTGACGTGGTCGGCCACCGCCTTGACCTCGTCGACCGATTGGCCCATCGCCACACCCCGGCCGGCCCACTGCAACATCTCGATGTCGTTGCGGCCGTCACCGATCGCCAACACGTCGGCGCGATCGACGCCGAGCTGCCCGGCGACGTACTCCAGGCCGGAGGCCTTGGACACGCCCACGGGTGCCAGATCGAGCCAGGCGGTCCAGCCGACGACGTAGTCGGTGCCGTGCAGGCCCAGCCGGCTGGACAGCTGGACGAAGTCCTCCGCCGTGGCGTTCGGGTCGCGGATGATCACGCGGCTCACAGGCTGGGCGACCATGTCGGCCACCTCGGCCACCGTCGACGTACCGCCGAGCTCACCGTCGGGGAACGGCGCGGACACGAGGTAGCCGACGCCGCGCTCCTCGACGGCGACCAGCGCCTCCGGGTGTTCCTTGAGTACGGCGGCCACGGCTGCGCGTGCGTCGAAGGTGACCTCGTGGACGACCTCGATGGGCGGGTACCGCAGCACGACGGCACCGTTGGACGCAACGATCCAGATCTTCTCGCCGTGGCCGTGGAGGTCGAGCTGGTCGGCAACGGTGACCATGTTGGCCGCGGACCGTCCCGACGAGAGGACCACGTGGGCGCCGGCGTCGAGCACTGCCTGGATGGCGTCGTGGACGGCGGGGGTGACCTGCTCGTAGCTCATGCCGAGGCCCTCCACCCACTTGAGCAGAGTGCCGTCGATGTCCAGCGCCACGAGCTGTGGTTTCGAGGCTCGCTGCGCTCGCACCTCAACCACCGATCGGCTCCATGACCTCGAGGCCACCGAGGTACGGCTGGAGCGCCTTCGGCACCCGCACCGATCCGTCGGCCTGCTGGTGGGTCTCGAGGATCGCGACGATGGTGCGGGTGATCGCGGTCAGCGTGCCGTTGAGGGTCGCCACCGGGCCGATCTTGTCGCCGGTGCGGACCCGGGTGTCGAGGCGCCGGGTCTGGAAGTCGGTGCAGTTCGAGGTCGAGGTGAGCTCGCGGTACTTGCCCTGCGTGGGGATCCAGGCCTCGCAGTCGAACTTGCGGATGGCCGACGAGCCGAGATCGCCCGCGGCGATGTCGACGACGCGGTAGGCCAGTTCGAGCTTCTCGAGGAACTCCTTCTCCCACGCCAGCAGGCGCTGATGCTCGGCAGCAGCGTCCTCGAGGGTGGTGTAGATGAACATCTCGACCTTGTCGAACCAGTGGACCCGGATGATCCCCTTCGTGTCCTTGCCGTGTGAGCCTGCCTCCTTGCGGAAGCACGGGCTGAACGCGGCGTAGCGCAGGGGCAACGATCCGCCGTCGAGGATCTCCTCCGAGTGGTAGGCCGCCATGGCGACCTCCGACGTGCCGACGAGATACATCTCCTCGCCCTCGAGGCGGTAGACGTCGTCACCGCCACCCTGGTCGAGGTAACCGGTGCCCTCCATCGCGCTGCGGCGCACGAGCGAGGGCGCGATGACCTGCGTGAAGCCGGCGTTCCGAGCCTGGTCCATCGCCATGTTGACCAGCGCGAACTCGAGCTGGGCACCGACCCCGGTGAGGAAGTAGAAGCGGCTGCCGCTGACCTTCGCGCCACGCTCGAGGTCGATCGCGCCGAGGATCCGGCCGATCTCGATGTGGTCGCGTGGCTCGAAGCCCTCGGCCGCGAAGTCGCGCGGCGTACCGACCTCTTCGATGACGACGAAGTCGTCCTCGCCGCCGGCCGGGGTCTCCTCGGCGACCACGTTCGGGATCGCCTTGAGGGCCGAGAGCCACTCCTCCTCGGCGACGCCCTGGGTGGCCTCGAGCTCCTTGACCTCACCCGAGAGCGTCTTCACCTGCGCGAGCAGGGCCTGCTTCTCGTCGCCGGCCGCCTGGGCGACCTGCTTGCCGAACGCCTTCTGCGCCGCGCGCTTCTCCTCGAACGAGGAGATCGCAGCCCGGCGGGCACCGTCGGCGACCAGCGCCCGGTCCACGACGTCGGCGGACGCGCCGCGCTTGGCCTGCGAGGCGCGAATGCGGTCGGGCTCGTCACGGAGAATGCGCGGGTCGATCATGCCCTGAGGCTATCCGGCCCTGCCGACCGATCGCGCGCCGGTTTCGAGCATCGCCGGGTCTCGGCATCAAAAGGGAGAGATGGGCTCCGGTGCAGGGAAGATGGCGTCGAGGTCGGCGAGGTCCTCGGGCGTCGGGACCCAGGCACTCGCTGCGGCATTCGCCCACACCTGCTCGGTCGTCGTGGCGCCGGCGATCACCGAGGTGACGGGCTGCTGGGCGAGCAGCCAGCCGAAGGCCACCGTCGCCTCCGGTACGCCGCGGGACTTCGCGAACGCGGAGTACTCCTGCAACGGCTTCGACGTCGCCACGTCCAGCAGGTGCTGGCGGCTGCGGGTCAGACGCGAGCCCTCGGGCGCGATGCCCGAGGCGTACTTGCCGGTGAGGAGGCCGTTGGCGAGCGGGAAGTACGGCAGCACACCCAGCCCGAACTCACGAGCGGCAGGCAACACCTCCCACTCGGCGCGACGGTCGGTGAGGTTGTAGTGGTTCTGGGCGGAGATGAAGCGCTCGACGCCGAGCTCGCGGGCGACGTACTCGGCCTGGGCGATCTGCCAGCCGGACCGGTTCGAGTGGCCGATGTAGCGCACCTTGCCCTCGCGGACCAGGTCGCTGAGCGCCGACAGGGTCTCGTCGATCGGGGTGTTCGGGTCGGGCGTGTGGAACTGGTAGAGGTCGATCCAGTCCGTGCCCAGGCGGCGCAGCGAGGCCTCGACGGCGTTGCGGATGTAGCGGCGCGAGCCACGCGCACCGAAGTCGGCCCCGTTCGCACCCTGGGCGTCCATGCCGAACTTGGTCGCCAGGATCACGCCGGACCGGCGGGCGCCCAGCGCCACACCCAGACGCGTCTCGGACAGGCCCGGCGTCGCGCCGTACGTGTCGGCGACGTCGAAGAGGGTGATGCCCGCGTCCAGGGCGGCGCCGATGACCCGGTTGGTGCCCTTCTGTGTCTCCGTGGCGGTGCCCGGGCGACCGAGGTTGTTGCAGCCCAGCCCGATCGTGGAGACGACCAGGCCGGAGCGTCCGAGGGCGGCGTACGACGGGGTGCTCATGCCCCGACGGTATCGACCATGCCGATACCTGCGACGGGGTGTCCTAAACTCCGCTGGTGCTCGACCGACCTCGCCGGACTCCGCTCCTGGCCGCTCTCCTCTGCCTGGGCCTGTTCGCCGCGATCGCTGTCGCAGTCGCCGCCGAATGGTCCTGGCTGATCGACCTCGACCACCGCGGGGAGTCGACCGCCAACTGGGCCGTCGACCAGGCCTGGCTGCGCGACCCGCTGCGGGTGGTCGAGTTCCTGTTCGCCACGCCCGCAATGACGGTGCTGACCGTCCTGCTCGCCGGCTTCATGCTGTTCAAGGGCCACCGCCGCGCAGGCATCCTGATCGTCGTCGTCATGGTCACCACGGCGCTGGCGACGTACGGCACCAAGGTCCTGGTCGGCCGCGGCCGGCCCGTGTGGCAGGACCCGGAGTACTTCCTGCACTCCAACGCCTACCCGTCGGGCCACGCCTCCGGCATTGCTGCGTACGCCGGCCTGGTGATCCTGCTGGCGATCATGCTGATCCGCCGCAGCGGCATCCGCCGCCTGGTCATCACCCTGATGGTGCTCGTCGTGGCGGCCGTCGCCGCCGACCGGATCCTGCTGGGCCGCCACTACCCGAGCGACGTCGTCGGTGGCGTGCTGTTCGGCGCCGGCATCGTGCTGCTCGGCCTCGCGCTCTACAGCCCGCTGCCGCGCAGCCACGCCCTCAAGGCCGAGCCACTGCCGGCGGTCTTCCCCCGCGGCGGCAACCTCGCGGTGATCCTGAACCCGATCAAGGTGGAGTCCGTCGAGCAGTTCCAGTCGATGGTCAACCAGCTGGCGGTCGATTCCGGCTGGAAGGAACCGCGCTGGCACTTCACCACCGTCGAGGACTCCGGCACCGGCCAGGCCGAACTGGCGTCGGTCGAGGGCGCCGACCTCGTGATCGTCTGCGGCGGCGACGGCACCGTCCGTGAGGTGTGTGCCGAACTCGCCGGCACCGGCATCCCGGTCGGCATCGTGCCCGCCGGCACCGGCAACCTGCTGGCCCGCAACCTGCAGATCCCGCTCTTCATCCGGGCCGCGATCGACATCGCGCTGACCGGCCAGGACCGCGCCATCGACATGGTGTCCGTCGAGGGCGACGAGCTCGAGCCCACCCACTTCATGGTGATGGCCGGCATGGGCTTCGACGCCGCCCTCATGGAGGGCGTCAACGAGGACATCAAGAAGAAGGTCGGCTGGATCGCCTATGTGCTGTCCGGCCTCAAGGCCCTCATGTTCCCGACCATGAAGCTCGAGATCTCCATCGACGACCTGCCCTTCACCAAGCACCGCGCCCGGACCTGCGTCATCGGCAACGTCGGCAGCCTGCAGGGCGGCATGATGCTGCTCCCCGACGCCTCGATCGACGACGGCCTGATCGACGTCGTGGTGCTCTACCCCCGCCGGTTCCTGAGCTGGATCCCGCTCGTCGCCCGGGTGCTCACCCGCCGGGAGCAGAACGCCGGCGAGGCCGTCGTACGCATGACGGGGCGGAAGGTCGTCGTACGGGCGTCAGGGGACGTGCCGCGGCAACTGGACGGCGACACGATCGGCGCCGGCGCCGAGCTGCGGATGGAGTGCATCCACGGGCGCGTGCTGGTGCGGGTTCCTCGCTAGCCGTTGCTCATCAAGCTGCGAACCTCGTTGACCTGCGCTGAGCACTCACCTGGTGCGTGCTGAGAGCAGGTCAACGATCAAGGGCAACGCGGACAACGCTGAAGCACGCCGTTCCAGCCGCGGCGTTGCAGGATCGTGGCGATCCACCTAGCAGTACGACACCCGTCGTTGAAGACGAGTCCGTACGTCACCCGCAACGTCACCGCTTCGCTGACCGCTCGTTCGGCGAGGTCACGTCGAGCGTCGACGTCGCGGGCCTCCGGCGAATCGTGGAAGGCGCGACCGTCCGGCTCGACAATGACGCCGAACTCCTCGTAACGGACGTCCTGGACCGTCTTCCTGCCGGTCGCATGGCTTGCCTGCTGACGCCGCGCACGAGGCAGTCCGTGTGCCCGCTCGACCAACTGGAGGTAGCCGCGCTCGAGCACCGAGTTGGCGCCGTGCTCGACGTCGTCGATCATCCCCGCGATCAGCGCACGACGGGTGACCCTCGCGCGGTGGGCCAGGGCCGAGCGCAAGATGGGGGGACCGACCTCGCGGGTGTAGCAGGCGCGGGTCAGCGCGGCGTATGCGCCGGCGACGTCACCTGAGCGAATCCGAGACTCCATCACGTCGACCGTGGCGTGCTCCGGCGCCATCCGGGGCGGCCGACGACGCCAGTCGACTCGTGTCGCGAGATGCGCGGTTCGGTGGACAACGACGCCAGCCATTCGCCGGACGGTCCGGTCCGGACCGACGCACACGTGCACAACCGGCGGGTCGCCCCCGGGCATGGCTGACTCGTGGCTCAGCGCGGCGGGAGCGCACGTGAACAGCGCCACCCATTCTCGCTGGGCACGGGTCAGGCGGCCGGTGTGGTCGACGTACACGCCGGGGCAGGGCGCGGTCAGCTCCCGGCGCCGCACCATGCGGGCAATGTCGTGGTCGGTCGCGCCCAGAGCCAGCAGTTGCTGGCGCGAGACGACGCCGTGCTGTTCGCGCACGAGCAGTTCCTGCAGGCCGGGGTGGGTGAACTCGAGGTGACGCGGCATGGGGGGAGGTTGGCATCGCATCGCGGCTCCGACCAGCCCGAGCGCCCCGACCTGTGGACGGGAGCGTGAACGACGTGCACTGACCTGCGCTGAGCACTCACCTGGTGCGTGCTGAGAGCAGGTCAGCGATGTCGACGAGTTGCCTACGAGCGCGCCATGCGCGCGTGGGCGACCGCTTCGGTCTCCTCGGGCGACAACTCCTGCTCGCTGCTCCACCCGGCGACCGACTTGGCGTAGGTCCGCGCCTCGTTGCGGCCCCGGATCGACGTCAGTACGACGCCGTCGCCACCGTCGTCGACGAGGGCCAGCGACCACGACAACCGGCCGCCCATCTCGTCGAACGCGTCGTACCGGACCACGGCGAGATGCCGCAGCGCGCCCACCGCTTCGGCACGCAGGGCGGCCACCTCGCGGCGCAGGCCAGCAGCGTCGGCAGGCAGGTCGTCGGCACCGGCACCGGCCCGCTTGGTCCCGTTCCTCAGGGCCACCACGAGGGCTGCGAGGGCGACGACGAGAGCGAGGATCGAGAGTGCGACGGCCATGGCGACGAGCGTAGGTGTTCGGCCACTACCCTTTGCGCATGGCTCGTATCGCGTACCAGGGGGAACCCGGCGCCAACTCAGACATGGTGTGCCGTCGGCACTACCCGGAGGCCGAGGCCGTCCCGTGCGCGTCGTTCGAGGACGTCTTCGCGGCCGTGACCAGTGGTGACTGCGACCTGGCGATGATCCCGATCGACAACTCGATCGCCGGGCGCGTCGCCGACATCCACCACTTCCTGCCGGACTCCGGGCTGCACATCATCGCGGAGCACTTCCTGCGGATCCAGTTCACCTTGATGGCCACCGCGGACGCGTCGTTCGACACGATCAAGACGGTCCACAGCCACGTCCACGCGCTCGGCCAGTGCCGCAAGATCATCCGCGAACTCGGCCTGACGCCGATCATCTCCGGCGACACCGCCGGCGCCGCCCGCGAGGTCGCCGAGGCCGCCGACCCGCGCCAGGCCGCGATCGCACCGCCGCTGGCCGCGGAGATCTACGGCCTGCAGATCCTCCGCGACGACGTCGAGGACGAGGACCACAACACGACCCGCTTCGTCGTACTCTCCCCCGAGTTCATCGCGGCCCCGCAAGGCAACGGTCCGGTCGTCACGAGTTTCGTCTTCAACGTGCGCAACCTCCCGGCCGCGCTCTACAAGGCGCTCGGCGGGTTCGCGACCAACGGCATCAACATGACCAAGCTCGAGAGCTACATGGTCGGCGCGGAGTTCGCCGCGACCCAGTTCCTCGCCGAAGTCGACGGCCATCCGGACGACCCCGAACTCAAGCGGGCGCTCGAAGAACTCGCGTTCTTCACCACCGACATCAAGATCCTCGGCGTCTACCCCGCCGATCCGTTCCGGCGCTGACGCGCCCGGCAGCGCACGCCTAGGGTGGGCGCATGGTGAACCCTGCCGCCCACGGCGCCGACAGCGAAGTCGGTCGTCTGCGTACGGTCCTGCTGCATCGTCCCGGACCCGAACTGCAGCGGCTGACCCCGCGCAACAACGACCGGCTGCTCTTCGACGGGATCCCGTGGGTCGCCCGCGCCCAGGAGGAGCACGACGCCTTCGCCGAAGCGCTGCGCAGCCACGACGTCGAGGTGCTCTACCTGACCGAACTGCTCACCGAAGCCCTCGAGGTGTCGGCCGCCCGGGCCGCGGTGATCGACACGACCCTCACCGGGCCCAGCGGTCGCGACCTCGGCGACCCGGTCCGCGAGCACCTGCGTGCGATGTTCCGCGCCGCCACGCCCGAAGAGCTCACCCACCTGCTCACCGCCGGCGTCCGCAACGACGAGGTCCGCTCCGGCCTGGCCAGCGGCACGCTCGTCACGTCGCTGCTGTCCGACGACACCTTCCTGGTCGACCCGTTGCCGAACCTGCTCTTCACACGCGACTCGTCGTTCTGGCTGCCCGACCGTGTCGCGGTCACCTCGCTCGCAATGCCCGCCCGGCGCCGCGAGACCCAGCTGACCGAGCTGATCTACCACTACCACCCGCGCTTCGCCGGCACCGAGCGGTTGCACGGCCACCACCTCGAACACGTCGAGGGCGGCGACGTACTGCTCCTCGCACCGGGGGTCATCGCCGTCGGCGTGGGCGAACGTACGACGCCCGCAGGTGCCGAGCGGCTCGCGCGCCAGGTGTTCCGGGCCGGTCTGGCGACCACCGTCCTGGCGGTCCCGATCGCCCAGGAGCGCGCGACCATGCACCTCGACACCGTCTGCACGATGGTCGACGTCGACAAGGTCGTGATGTACCCGAACGTCGCCGACCACCTGACGGCGTACGCCGTGACCGCACGCGAACCCGGTTCGACCGTGATCGACGTGGCCCCGCCCGAGCCGTTCCTGGTGGCGGCGGCGAAGGCGATGCAGATCGACACCCTGCACCTCATCGACACCGGCCTCGACCCGGTCACCGCCGAGCGCGAGCAGTGGGACGACGGGAACAACACACTCGCCCTCGCACCGCGTCTCGCCGTCGCCTACGAGCGCAACGACGGCACCAACGCGCGGCTCGAGGAGGAGGGCATCGAGGTCATCCGGATCGCGGGCTCCGAGCTCGGGTCCGGCCGCGGTGGTCCGCGCTGCATGAGCTGCCCGGTGGCGCGCGACCCGCTGGGGTAACCCCGCTGGCCGGGACACGTTGTGACAGGTAATCCCGCGAGGCTCCCGCTGGGAGCCGGGGACGACTAAGGTCACCAGCAGCACATGGGGAGCCGGACGCCGGCGAAATGTCAGGGTCAGGCACAGCGAAAGGGTCAGCATGGCAACGTTCTTCGAGCACTTCACGCCGCAGGAGATCGCGCGGATCAGCGCGACCGGGCGGCGCGTGAAGCTCCCCCAGGGCTGGTCGCCGATCTGGGAGGACACCCCCGCCGACAAGGCGTACATCCTTCTCGCCGGCACCGTGTCGGTCCGACGCGACGGCGTCGAGATCGCCCAGTTGGGTCCCGGTGAAATCGTCGGCGAGGCCGCGATCGTCGGCCACTCGCTGCGCACCGCCTCCATCGTCGCGCTCACGCCCCTCGACACCATCCACCTGACCGACGAGACGCTGACGCAGCTCGACGCCGAGTGGCCCACGTTCCACGCGGCGCTCGTCGAGGTCGCCCAGTCGCGCTTCGGCAACGACGCAGGCTGATCGACTCGTGAATTCGCCGGATGACCCCGCCGGAGACGGCGGGGTCATTGGTGCGCTCGAGGAGCACCTGCTCGGCGAGCGTCCCCAGTTCAACCGGGCGCAGGTCGCCGAACAGTCCGGCGTACCCACCGTCATCGCCGAGGAACTGTGGCACCTGCTGGGCTTCGCCCACGTCCCCGATGACGCCGTGGCGTTCACCTCCGCCGACGTCGAGGCAGTACGGCTGGCCAGCCAACTGATCTCCGTCGGCGTGCTCAGCCCGGACCGCCAGGCCGGCCTGGTCCGCACCTGGGGGCGCAGCTTCGCCCGGCTCGCCGACTGGCAGGTCGCCCTGCTCGCCGACGTCGCCGTCGAGAGCGGCGCCGATCCGACCAACGGCCTGCTCGCCATCTCCGACGAAGTGATGCCGCTCGTCGAGGAGCTCCAGAGCTACGTCTGGCGTCGGCACCTGCTCAGCGCGAGCGCCCGGATGCTGGCCGAGACCGGTTCCGGAGCGTCCACGACACTGGCCGTCTGCTTCGTCGACATCGTCGGCTACACCTCGCGCTCACGGACCCTGACCGACCGTGAACTGGTCGCCTGGCTCGAGGACTTCGAGACGACGGTGCTCCGCCTCGCCGTCGACCGCGGCGGCCGGATCATCAAGAACATCGGCGACGAGCTCCTGATCGTGGCCGAGGACGCCGTGGCCATGGCCGAGATCGCCGCCGAGCTCACCCGCCGCGGCGCCGACCACGACGACCCGTTCCCTGCGGTCCGTGCCGGCATCGCGTACGGCGACGTGGTGACTCGTCTTGGCGACGTCTTCGGGCCGACCGTCAACATCGCCGCCCGGCTCACCTCGATCGCCCGGCCCAACTCCGTGCTCGTCGACGAGGGCGCCTACGAGGCACTCTCGGGACGGACGTCCGACGACGACCACGACGATCCGGCAGCGACCCACCACCCGGCGACCGACGCGTCGTCGTACCGCTTCCGCCGGCTGCGGAGGGTGTCGGTCAAGGGCTACTCACGCCTCCACGTCTGGGCCCTGCAGCCCAGCTGACCGCGAAGTGCGTGGGTTTCTTGGTCGAAGTGCGCTGGTTTCTGCTTCGAGGTGCGGCAGTTTCTCGCACGGGGTGAGAAACCCTCAGACCTCGAGCAAGAAACCAACGCACTTCGTGTGAGAAACCAGCGCACCTCGTCAGCGGATGGTGACCTGACGGTTGGCCAGGCCGTTGCGCGCGGAGCGCTCCTCGGTGGTGAGGTCGGCCGTGTTGGCCAGGGCGGCGTCGAGCTTGGCCTTGAAGGTCGTTGCGGCGTCTTCGAGCGGCTCGGGGCCCGTGCCGACGGGGAGGTCCCAGACGGGGGCGAGCAGGCCGTGGGCGCGGAACATGCCGACCAGGCGGGCGTCGGGCACGATGACGTCATCACCGGATACGTGCAGACGCGCGAGGGCGTCGAGCAGCACGTCCTCGGGCTCGGGCATCACCCAGCGCAGGTGCTCCTTGGAGCCCATCGCGGTCCAGTAGGCCGCGGTGACCTCGGTCAGGCGGGCGGTCGGGGCGGCAGCACCGTCAGCAGCCTCCAGCGCCTGGGCCAGCTCGGAACTGGCCTCCATGTCGGACACCCAGAACTCGAAGCCCTCGTGGACCTCGATCTTGAGGTCGCCGTCCACGACGAGGTCCTGCAGTCGCGGACCCTGCCCGGGGTTGCTGGTCAGGCCGATCATGCCGGCGCCCGGCTCGGCGGCGAGGGCCGCTTCGAGCACGGCACCGAGGTCGCGGGCGGGGTCGCCGTAGGCATGCTGGACCTGCAGGCCGAGCCACACCTCGCCGCTGTCGCGGACCAGCGCCGGGGCGGCGCCCGGGAGCAGGGAGCAGAGCTTGACCACGCGGTCGGCGTACTCACCCTTGAGAGGAAGTACGGCGGTCGCGGCCGGGACGAGCTCGCGCAGCGCGACGACGTCGCACTCCGAGGCCAGGCCCTCGAACGGACGCTTCACGAACACGTCGGCACCGCCGGCAGCACCGTGGCAGGCCTTGTAGCGCTTGCCGGAGCCACACGGGCAGGGCTGGCGCGGACCGACCTCGCCGGCGGGGGTCTCGGTCGCGGTCCCGGATGACTTGGTGCGGTTCTTCTTGGCCATGCGCCGAAACCTACTCGGCGGGACCGAAGCGGGTGTCGAGGAGGTCCAGCATGAACCGCGGCTTGTCGCTGATCACGGCCTTGACGCCCAGGTCGAGACAGATCTGGAGATCCTTCTCCTTGTTGACCGTCCACACGTGGATGTCGCGGCCGCTGCGCACCAGGCTGTCCCGCAGTTTCGGGTGCTGGCGGAGGATCTTGATGCCGGGGCCGACGATCCAGTCCTTGCCGATGACGCGCCGCAGCATGGGCCACTGGTTGGGCTTGTCGAAGAGCTGGACGAGCTGGATGTCGGGGGCGAGGCGCTCGACGCGCTGCAACGCGGTGAACGAGAAGCTCATCACCCGCACCGGCGACCCCGGCTGGTCCCAGCCGAACTCGCGCAACATCTCGACGAGGCGCTTCTCGACGAGACCACCGAAGCGGGTCGGGTGCTTGGTCTCAATGGCCATCTCGACGCGGCGGTCGTAGTCGGCGACGGTCTCGAGGAGCTTGCGGAGCGTGAGCACGCTGTGGAGCGACTCGTCGGCCTCGGGCGCCTCGTCGTCGAGGTCCGCCCACGGGTTCTTCCAGGCGGCGAAGTCGAGCTCGGACAGGTCCGCGAGGTCCATCGTGGAGACGAGGCCCTTGGTGGAGGCGGTACGACGGAGGTCGCGGTCGTGCACGCAGACGAGGTGCCCGTCGGCGGTCAGGCGGACATCGCACTCCAGACCACCCGCGCCGGTGTCGAGCGCCCGCAGATAAGCCGCCAGCGTGTGTTCGGCGAGTTCATGGCTGGCACCGCGATGGGCAACCACCTGCGGCCGCAGGGGTGGGACGTCCGGCACGTGTCGATTGTGTCAGTACGCCGCCGGGGTTGGCAGCGACACTCAGGGATCGGTCCGGTCACGGGCCGGGGTCCCTCGGGGGTGAGGCCCGGGTACGACCGGGGTCGGTCCCCGATGTGCGGAGGCGCGCGCCCGGGCACCGTTGAGGCATGAGCAACTACGACAACTACCCCGCCCCGTCCCCGGCCCCGTCCTACCCGCAGGCCACCGCCGGTCGGCGGCTGACCCGCCGCTCGCACAACCGGATGGTGGCCGGTGTCTGCGGCGGCATCGCCGACCACTTCGGTGTCGACGCCACCATCGTGCGCCTCGTCCTGGTCGCCGCGATCGTGTTCGGGTCCGGCCTCGGCATCGTGCTGTACGCCGTCGCGTGGTGGCTGATGCCGGAGGCGTGATCTCGACAAGCTCGATCAACGGCGACAAGGTGGCCGGGTGCCC includes these proteins:
- a CDS encoding DUF4446 family protein, whose amino-acid sequence is MAVALSILALVVALAALVVALRNGTKRAGAGADDLPADAAGLRREVAALRAEAVGALRHLAVVRYDAFDEMGGRLSWSLALVDDGGDGVVLTSIRGRNEARTYAKSVAGWSSEQELSPEETEAVAHARMARS
- a CDS encoding prephenate dehydratase, with translation MARIAYQGEPGANSDMVCRRHYPEAEAVPCASFEDVFAAVTSGDCDLAMIPIDNSIAGRVADIHHFLPDSGLHIIAEHFLRIQFTLMATADASFDTIKTVHSHVHALGQCRKIIRELGLTPIISGDTAGAAREVAEAADPRQAAIAPPLAAEIYGLQILRDDVEDEDHNTTRFVVLSPEFIAAPQGNGPVVTSFVFNVRNLPAALYKALGGFATNGINMTKLESYMVGAEFAATQFLAEVDGHPDDPELKRALEELAFFTTDIKILGVYPADPFRR
- a CDS encoding arginine deiminase, producing MVNPAAHGADSEVGRLRTVLLHRPGPELQRLTPRNNDRLLFDGIPWVARAQEEHDAFAEALRSHDVEVLYLTELLTEALEVSAARAAVIDTTLTGPSGRDLGDPVREHLRAMFRAATPEELTHLLTAGVRNDEVRSGLASGTLVTSLLSDDTFLVDPLPNLLFTRDSSFWLPDRVAVTSLAMPARRRETQLTELIYHYHPRFAGTERLHGHHLEHVEGGDVLLLAPGVIAVGVGERTTPAGAERLARQVFRAGLATTVLAVPIAQERATMHLDTVCTMVDVDKVVMYPNVADHLTAYAVTAREPGSTVIDVAPPEPFLVAAAKAMQIDTLHLIDTGLDPVTAEREQWDDGNNTLALAPRLAVAYERNDGTNARLEEEGIEVIRIAGSELGSGRGGPRCMSCPVARDPLG
- a CDS encoding cyclic nucleotide-binding domain-containing protein gives rise to the protein MATFFEHFTPQEIARISATGRRVKLPQGWSPIWEDTPADKAYILLAGTVSVRRDGVEIAQLGPGEIVGEAAIVGHSLRTASIVALTPLDTIHLTDETLTQLDAEWPTFHAALVEVAQSRFGNDAG
- a CDS encoding adenylate/guanylate cyclase domain-containing protein, which translates into the protein MNSPDDPAGDGGVIGALEEHLLGERPQFNRAQVAEQSGVPTVIAEELWHLLGFAHVPDDAVAFTSADVEAVRLASQLISVGVLSPDRQAGLVRTWGRSFARLADWQVALLADVAVESGADPTNGLLAISDEVMPLVEELQSYVWRRHLLSASARMLAETGSGASTTLAVCFVDIVGYTSRSRTLTDRELVAWLEDFETTVLRLAVDRGGRIIKNIGDELLIVAEDAVAMAEIAAELTRRGADHDDPFPAVRAGIAYGDVVTRLGDVFGPTVNIAARLTSIARPNSVLVDEGAYEALSGRTSDDDHDDPAATHHPATDASSYRFRRLRRVSVKGYSRLHVWALQPS
- a CDS encoding DUF5926 family protein, which translates into the protein MAKKNRTKSSGTATETPAGEVGPRQPCPCGSGKRYKACHGAAGGADVFVKRPFEGLASECDVVALRELVPAATAVLPLKGEYADRVVKLCSLLPGAAPALVRDSGEVWLGLQVQHAYGDPARDLGAVLEAALAAEPGAGMIGLTSNPGQGPRLQDLVVDGDLKIEVHEGFEFWVSDMEASSELAQALEAADGAAAPTARLTEVTAAYWTAMGSKEHLRWVMPEPEDVLLDALARLHVSGDDVIVPDARLVGMFRAHGLLAPVWDLPVGTGPEPLEDAATTFKAKLDAALANTADLTTEERSARNGLANRQVTIR
- a CDS encoding glycerophosphodiester phosphodiesterase family protein, whose translation is MPDVPPLRPQVVAHRGASHELAEHTLAAYLRALDTGAGGLECDVRLTADGHLVCVHDRDLRRTASTKGLVSTMDLADLSELDFAAWKNPWADLDDEAPEADESLHSVLTLRKLLETVADYDRRVEMAIETKHPTRFGGLVEKRLVEMLREFGWDQPGSPVRVMSFSFTALQRVERLAPDIQLVQLFDKPNQWPMLRRVIGKDWIVGPGIKILRQHPKLRDSLVRSGRDIHVWTVNKEKDLQICLDLGVKAVISDKPRFMLDLLDTRFGPAE
- a CDS encoding PspC domain-containing protein, encoding MSNYDNYPAPSPAPSYPQATAGRRLTRRSHNRMVAGVCGGIADHFGVDATIVRLVLVAAIVFGSGLGIVLYAVAWWLMPEA